Proteins from one Planctomycetota bacterium genomic window:
- a CDS encoding GGDEF domain-containing protein has translation MFTDIAIGLELFLAASAIQLALGGFFGWLLRGGRQHKADEAGASDDSAKQAQEMLQRLHSLANSIGQNVGQHASRMEGISKELNDARDRGDTEVESMVLSAVAKIAASNEHLQGQLRQAEQKLQDQAQQLETKMVEARTDALTGIANRRAFDLELAHRFQQYAEARIPACLLLMDVDHFKKFNDTYGHLAGDATLKQVASTLFDSARGVDLVARYGGEEFAIVMPSTLMNEARRVSEKARASIEANAFDFDGQTLRVTISCGLAEIQEGLTPAEIIKRADEALYASKQAGRNCIHLNDGVRCERVRFGNDHHAPQAKPETKPLAKAEHGVSPIDALTGLSTREVFDEEAAKRLAGAQSAGQRACVLLADVDNLSDINDKYGHKLGDMVLRATSQFLNAAMRPSDHHDLSARYDADRFAMLVTDSDLRSTTETAERLRRAISLCKLRVGDTDVQFTISTGVVIAESKEALPALMRRAIKTLEAAKAAGQNLTFVTDGPQCVAADAMFTDLESETLVTAIE, from the coding sequence GTGTTCACCGACATTGCCATTGGTTTGGAATTGTTTTTGGCTGCCTCGGCCATTCAGTTGGCCCTGGGCGGCTTCTTTGGCTGGCTGTTGCGCGGCGGACGCCAACACAAGGCGGATGAGGCCGGTGCGTCGGATGACTCGGCCAAGCAGGCCCAGGAGATGCTGCAGCGGTTGCACTCGTTGGCCAACAGCATCGGCCAGAACGTCGGTCAACACGCGTCGCGGATGGAAGGGATCAGCAAGGAATTGAACGATGCTCGCGATCGCGGCGACACCGAGGTTGAATCAATGGTGTTGTCGGCCGTGGCCAAGATTGCCGCCTCGAACGAACATTTACAGGGCCAACTCCGTCAGGCCGAGCAGAAGCTGCAAGATCAGGCCCAGCAGCTTGAAACCAAGATGGTTGAAGCGCGAACCGACGCGCTGACCGGGATTGCCAATCGCCGGGCGTTCGACCTGGAATTGGCCCACCGCTTCCAGCAGTACGCCGAGGCGCGGATTCCGGCCTGCTTGCTGCTGATGGACGTCGATCACTTCAAGAAGTTCAACGATACCTACGGTCACCTGGCGGGGGACGCCACCCTGAAGCAAGTGGCGTCGACGCTGTTCGACAGCGCCCGCGGCGTCGACCTGGTGGCCCGCTATGGTGGCGAGGAGTTCGCCATCGTCATGCCCAGCACGCTGATGAACGAAGCCCGCCGCGTGTCCGAGAAGGCCCGCGCGTCAATCGAAGCCAATGCTTTCGATTTCGATGGCCAAACCTTGCGAGTCACGATCAGTTGCGGCCTGGCCGAGATTCAAGAAGGTTTGACGCCGGCCGAGATCATCAAGCGCGCCGACGAAGCGCTGTACGCCTCGAAGCAAGCCGGCCGCAATTGCATCCACCTGAACGACGGGGTCCGCTGCGAGCGAGTCCGCTTTGGCAACGATCACCACGCACCACAAGCCAAGCCCGAGACGAAGCCGCTTGCCAAGGCCGAGCACGGTGTTTCGCCGATCGACGCGTTGACCGGCTTGAGCACGCGGGAAGTCTTTGACGAAGAGGCTGCCAAGCGGTTGGCCGGCGCCCAGTCCGCCGGCCAGCGTGCCTGCGTGCTGTTGGCCGACGTCGACAATCTGAGTGACATCAACGACAAGTACGGCCACAAGCTCGGCGACATGGTGCTGCGAGCCACGTCGCAGTTCCTGAACGCCGCCATGCGTCCGTCGGACCATCACGATCTGTCGGCGCGCTACGACGCCGACCGGTTCGCCATGCTGGTGACTGATTCTGATCTCCGCTCGACGACCGAGACGGCCGAACGACTGCGGCGGGCGATCTCGCTGTGCAAGCTGCGTGTCGGCGACACCGACGTGCAGTTCACCATCAGCACCGGCGTGGTGATTGCCGAGTCGAAAGAGGCGCTGCCGGCCCTGATGCGGCGCGCGATCAAGACGCTCGAAGCGGCCAAGGCGGCCGGCCAGAACCTGACCTTCGTGACCGACGGCCCGCAATGCGTGGCGGCCGACGCGATGTTCACCGATCTGGAAAGCGAAACGCTGGTGACGGCGATCGAGTAA
- a CDS encoding class I SAM-dependent rRNA methyltransferase — protein sequence MTAPSAPSATQTATVFVKPRQARPFFGRHPWVLASSVDRVEGPAADGDVVRLVSDRGQFIAHGIYNSHSRIRVRLYDWNESAMLDDAWLAERLRGALALRHNLGLADPAGATRLVSSEADGLSGLIVERFAGHLVVQITSLGMCQRLSKIVALLGELLQPASITVKTDREMNKAEGIVLEDGPIAGTRAEGPVFITEHGVRYGVDLDAGQKTGFYLDQRDNRLAAARLARGRRVLDVCCYTGGFSLAALVAGGAREALGIDSSARAIATAQANAQLNEVTNAHFETGDSFTRLEALAAAESRFGMVVLDPPKFARGPKDVPQALRAYHHLNRLAVAILEPNGWLVTCSCSGSVTREDLMMNLADVARQTGREIQVAESRGAAPDHPVNVACLESEYLKCLVCRVA from the coding sequence ATGACAGCCCCGTCGGCCCCCTCCGCCACGCAAACCGCCACCGTCTTTGTGAAGCCACGCCAGGCCCGCCCCTTCTTTGGCCGGCATCCCTGGGTGCTGGCCTCGTCGGTCGATCGGGTGGAAGGCCCGGCCGCCGACGGCGACGTGGTGCGATTGGTCAGCGACCGGGGCCAATTCATCGCCCACGGCATCTACAACAGCCACAGCCGCATCCGCGTTCGGCTTTACGACTGGAACGAGTCGGCCATGCTGGACGACGCCTGGCTGGCCGAGCGATTGCGCGGAGCACTGGCGCTGCGGCACAACCTGGGCCTCGCCGATCCGGCCGGCGCGACGCGGCTGGTGTCGAGCGAGGCTGACGGGCTGAGCGGGCTGATCGTCGAGCGCTTTGCCGGGCACCTGGTCGTGCAGATCACGTCGTTGGGCATGTGTCAGCGCTTGTCGAAAATCGTAGCACTGCTCGGCGAATTGCTACAGCCGGCGAGTATCACCGTCAAAACCGATCGCGAGATGAACAAGGCCGAAGGGATCGTCCTCGAAGATGGCCCCATCGCCGGCACGCGCGCCGAGGGTCCGGTCTTCATCACCGAGCACGGCGTCCGCTACGGCGTCGACCTCGACGCGGGTCAAAAGACCGGCTTCTATCTGGACCAGCGCGACAATCGACTGGCGGCGGCGCGACTGGCCCGCGGGCGGCGCGTGCTCGATGTCTGTTGCTACACGGGCGGGTTCAGTCTGGCGGCCCTCGTCGCCGGCGGCGCGCGCGAAGCCCTGGGCATCGATTCCTCGGCCCGAGCCATCGCCACGGCCCAGGCCAACGCGCAATTGAACGAAGTGACCAACGCTCACTTCGAAACCGGCGACAGTTTCACCCGGCTCGAGGCGCTGGCCGCGGCCGAGTCGCGGTTCGGCATGGTCGTCTTGGACCCCCCCAAGTTTGCCCGCGGGCCGAAGGACGTCCCCCAGGCGTTGCGCGCTTATCATCATTTGAACCGGCTGGCGGTCGCCATCTTGGAGCCGAACGGCTGGCTAGTGACGTGCAGTTGCTCGGGCAGTGTGACACGCGAGGACTTGATGATGAACCTGGCCGACGTGGCCCGGCAGACGGGGCGCGAGATTCAGGTTGCCGAGTCGCGCGGGGCGGCGCCGGACCACCCGGTGAACGTGGCTTGCCTGGAAAGCGAGTATTTGAAGTGCCTGGTCTGCCGCGTGGCATGA
- a CDS encoding lactonase family protein: MRSHVARSLLLIGAFCSLAFLMGGEVNAETFRVYFGTYTRAGASQGIYTATFDSQTGAISAPELAAETKNPSFLAIHPSRRWLYSVGELDKAGAVNAFAIDSASGKLTLLNQQSSYGAGPCHVSVDPSGRAALVANYGGGSCGALAIESNGKLGPITAPMQHTGSSVNKGRQEKPHAHSINVDAAGKFAFCADLGLDKVMIYRLDAAGGKLAPNDPPSASVAPGAGPRHFAFHPTGRWAYVINEMGMTITAFDYDAAAGRLTEIQTVTTLPAGTEMSPKYSTAEVVVHPSGKFAYGSNRGHNTIASFAIDTSTGKLTPTGHQGAGVKTPRNFNVDPTGNFVLVGNQDGDSVVVFRVNPADGTLQPTEHSAKVGAPVCIKFMPL, translated from the coding sequence ATGCGTTCGCACGTCGCTCGTTCGCTGCTGTTGATTGGTGCGTTCTGCTCACTCGCATTTCTGATGGGAGGCGAAGTGAACGCTGAAACCTTCCGCGTCTATTTCGGTACCTACACACGCGCCGGTGCGAGCCAAGGCATTTACACCGCGACCTTCGACAGCCAGACCGGCGCCATCAGCGCGCCCGAGTTGGCCGCCGAAACCAAGAACCCTTCGTTCCTGGCCATTCACCCCAGCCGGCGCTGGCTCTATTCGGTCGGCGAGTTGGACAAGGCCGGCGCGGTCAATGCGTTTGCCATCGACTCGGCCAGCGGCAAGCTGACCCTGCTGAACCAGCAATCGTCCTACGGCGCGGGGCCGTGCCACGTGTCGGTCGATCCGTCGGGGCGCGCGGCGCTGGTGGCGAACTACGGCGGCGGTAGCTGCGGCGCTTTGGCGATCGAGTCGAACGGCAAGCTCGGGCCGATCACAGCGCCCATGCAGCACACCGGTTCAAGCGTGAACAAAGGCCGGCAAGAAAAGCCCCACGCCCATTCGATCAATGTCGACGCGGCGGGCAAGTTCGCCTTTTGCGCCGACCTGGGACTCGACAAGGTGATGATCTATCGGCTCGATGCGGCCGGCGGCAAGCTCGCGCCGAACGATCCCCCGTCGGCCAGCGTGGCCCCCGGCGCCGGTCCCCGGCACTTTGCGTTTCATCCCACCGGGCGCTGGGCCTATGTGATCAATGAAATGGGGATGACGATCACGGCCTTTGATTACGACGCCGCAGCCGGCCGGTTGACCGAGATTCAGACCGTGACGACCTTGCCGGCCGGGACCGAGATGAGCCCCAAGTACAGCACGGCCGAGGTGGTGGTCCATCCGTCCGGCAAGTTCGCCTATGGTTCCAACCGGGGGCACAACACCATCGCGTCGTTCGCCATCGACACGTCAACCGGCAAGCTAACGCCGACCGGTCACCAGGGGGCGGGCGTGAAGACCCCGCGAAACTTCAACGTCGACCCGACGGGGAACTTCGTGCTGGTCGGCAACCAGGACGGCGATTCGGTGGTGGTGTTCCGCGTGAACCCCGCGGACGGCACGCTGCAGCCGACCGAGCACAGCGCCAAAGTCGGCGCGCCGGTGTGCATCAAGTTCATGCCGCTGTAA
- a CDS encoding glycosyltransferase, protein MRATLSVIVPVCNAQSIVGSMIGELLEVLPEVSPQFDLVVVDDGSVDATGELIHEITGQYPQVSVAHLPTQQGLASAIRAGLERTTGELVMICTDPLAANLLDIGKLYQAAATHDVVTGRLGSRAIAGWIPRLPGASPSVERAGLMIVRRPLVSGWQWGIGSEDLLSFLVRHGHKLYEVDIRDRRPMVRIDELADQIAGKLPSNASRTAKPAAATPKSTVPRPKHTGVLARLRDLALGE, encoded by the coding sequence ATGCGAGCCACGCTGAGCGTTATCGTTCCGGTCTGCAATGCGCAGTCGATCGTCGGGTCGATGATCGGCGAATTGTTGGAAGTGTTGCCCGAAGTCTCGCCGCAATTCGACCTGGTCGTCGTTGACGACGGTTCGGTCGACGCGACCGGCGAACTGATTCACGAAATCACCGGCCAGTACCCGCAAGTGTCGGTCGCCCACTTGCCGACGCAGCAAGGGTTGGCCTCGGCCATCCGCGCCGGTTTGGAACGCACGACGGGCGAGCTGGTGATGATCTGCACCGATCCACTGGCGGCCAATCTGCTGGACATTGGCAAGCTGTACCAGGCCGCCGCCACGCACGACGTGGTGACCGGCCGGCTGGGCTCGCGAGCCATCGCCGGTTGGATTCCGCGCCTGCCGGGCGCTTCGCCCAGCGTCGAGCGCGCCGGGTTGATGATCGTCCGCCGTCCGCTGGTCTCGGGTTGGCAATGGGGAATCGGCTCGGAAGACTTGCTGTCGTTCCTGGTCCGCCACGGTCACAAGCTGTACGAAGTCGACATCCGCGATCGGCGGCCGATGGTCCGCATTGATGAACTGGCCGACCAGATTGCCGGCAAGCTCCCCAGCAACGCCAGCCGCACTGCCAAGCCGGCCGCGGCGACGCCCAAGTCGACCGTGCCGCGCCCCAAGCACACGGGCGTATTGGCCCGTCTACGCGATTTGGCGCTGGGCGAGTAA